A single genomic interval of Romboutsia ilealis harbors:
- the hemL gene encoding glutamate-1-semialdehyde 2,1-aminomutase — MKNEKSLKIYEEATKYIPGGVNSPVRAFKSVGLDPIFIERAHGSRIYDVDGNEYIDYICSWGPLMLGHSPKEIVEGIEEVVYRGTSYGVPTAIEVEMAKLVVEAYPAIDQVRMVNSGTEATMSALRVARAYTNRNKILKFEGCYHGHSDALLVKSGSGTITYGVPTSPGVPSDVVKDTLVCRYNDLDEVKNIFKEQGHEIAAVIVETVAGNMGVVPGTKEFLQLLRDITKEYGTVLIFDEVITGFRLNYNSSVGYFGIKPDMACFGKIIGAGLPVGAYGGTKEIMSMVSPVGPVYQAGTLSGNPLAMYMGKKNLEILRDNPSIYEELERKAIKLEEGLKSNIEKLGLDYTVNRAGSLVCLFFAKGPINNYDDVKNCDVPKFNKYFEELIKRGVLLAPTQFEAMFLSNAHTDEDIEYTINASYEALKVAHNI; from the coding sequence ATGAAAAATGAAAAATCACTAAAGATATATGAAGAAGCAACTAAATATATACCAGGAGGGGTTAATAGTCCAGTAAGAGCTTTTAAATCAGTTGGATTAGATCCAATATTTATAGAAAGAGCTCATGGAAGTAGAATATATGATGTAGATGGTAATGAGTACATAGACTATATTTGTTCTTGGGGACCGCTTATGTTAGGTCATAGTCCGAAGGAAATAGTAGAAGGAATAGAAGAAGTTGTATATAGGGGAACAAGTTATGGAGTACCAACTGCAATAGAAGTTGAAATGGCTAAATTAGTTGTGGAAGCTTATCCTGCAATAGATCAAGTTCGTATGGTAAATTCAGGAACAGAAGCTACTATGAGTGCATTAAGAGTAGCTAGGGCATATACAAATAGAAATAAAATATTAAAGTTTGAAGGATGTTACCATGGACATTCAGATGCACTATTAGTTAAATCTGGTTCAGGAACAATAACATATGGAGTTCCGACAAGTCCTGGTGTACCATCGGATGTTGTAAAGGACACTTTAGTATGTAGATATAACGACTTAGATGAAGTAAAAAATATATTCAAAGAGCAAGGTCATGAGATTGCAGCTGTAATAGTAGAAACAGTAGCAGGAAACATGGGAGTTGTCCCAGGAACGAAAGAATTCTTACAACTATTAAGAGATATAACTAAGGAATATGGAACTGTTTTAATATTTGATGAAGTAATAACTGGATTTAGATTAAATTATAATAGTTCGGTGGGATATTTCGGAATAAAACCAGATATGGCTTGCTTTGGGAAAATAATAGGAGCAGGTCTTCCGGTTGGAGCTTATGGAGGAACTAAAGAAATAATGAGCATGGTATCTCCAGTAGGGCCAGTTTATCAAGCAGGTACACTATCAGGAAATCCTCTAGCAATGTATATGGGGAAAAAGAATTTAGAAATATTAAGAGACAATCCAAGTATATATGAAGAATTAGAAAGAAAAGCTATAAAATTAGAAGAAGGATTAAAATCTAATATAGAAAAGCTAGGACTAGATTATACAGTAAATAGAGCAGGTTCACTAGTTTGTTTATTCTTTGCAAAAGGGCCTATAAATAATTATGATGATGTTAAAAATTGTGATGTTCCTAAGTTTAATAAATATTTTGAAGAACTAATAAAAAGAGGAGTATTATTAGCTCCAACTCAATTTGAAGCTATGTTCTTATCAAATGCACATACAGATGAAGATATAGAATATACAATAAACGCAAGTTATGAAGCTTTGAAAGTTGCTCATAATATATAA
- the hemA gene encoding glutamyl-tRNA reductase, producing MNIGVIGVNHNLAPINIREKVSFTDIQKIEAINYFLDRDIGEVVILSTCNRSEIYIQAKNIDEKIKLVEDFYEEFFNAKGIKEYLFSKKHTSAIEHLFKVASGLDSIVLGEDQILGQVKDAHDFSMQLGSSKKIFNKLFREAVNIAKDIKNTTKISHQPLSISYIGIKFLQNKVGNLEGKKALVIGIGKMNRLTMKYLEEEKLDTIYLSNRSHGKVIELKSEFKNIVPIKYEDRYKVMNDVDIVISATASPHMVIKYDEMPEIQRKIFMMDIALPRDIDPKINELNNIEVYDIDNLKDIHDKNDKKRKELAQTGYEMISEKIIEFTEWLDSIKIDPTIESLNDKCLEIREDTLEYIYRKTNLNNRDKKIIDKMLTSALKRLIREPIINLKQTKDKGKREEYIKLVEELFEL from the coding sequence ACTACTTTCTAGATAGAGATATAGGAGAGGTAGTAATACTTTCTACTTGTAATAGAAGTGAAATTTATATCCAGGCAAAGAACATAGATGAAAAAATTAAATTGGTAGAAGATTTTTATGAAGAGTTTTTTAATGCAAAAGGTATAAAAGAATATTTATTTTCTAAAAAACATACTTCAGCAATAGAACATCTATTTAAAGTAGCATCAGGTCTAGACTCTATAGTTTTAGGTGAAGATCAGATACTTGGACAAGTAAAAGATGCACATGATTTCTCTATGCAACTTGGTTCTAGCAAAAAGATATTTAATAAATTATTTAGAGAAGCAGTAAATATAGCTAAGGATATAAAAAATACTACAAAAATATCACATCAACCTTTATCTATAAGCTATATAGGTATAAAATTTTTACAAAATAAGGTTGGTAATTTAGAAGGTAAAAAAGCTTTAGTTATAGGTATCGGTAAGATGAACAGGCTTACAATGAAGTACTTAGAAGAAGAAAAGCTAGACACAATATATCTATCAAATAGAAGTCATGGAAAAGTAATAGAATTAAAAAGTGAATTTAAGAATATAGTTCCTATAAAATATGAAGACAGATATAAAGTAATGAATGATGTTGATATAGTAATCAGTGCTACTGCATCTCCACATATGGTCATAAAATATGATGAAATGCCTGAAATTCAAAGAAAAATATTTATGATGGATATTGCACTTCCAAGAGATATAGATCCTAAGATAAATGAATTAAATAATATAGAAGTATATGACATAGATAACTTAAAAGACATTCATGATAAGAATGATAAAAAGAGAAAAGAGTTAGCGCAAACAGGATATGAGATGATATCTGAAAAAATTATAGAGTTTACAGAATGGCTAGACTCAATCAAAATCGACCCTACAATTGAATCATTAAATGATAAATGTTTAGAGATTAGAGAAGATACATTAGAATATATATATAGAAAAACTAATCTTAACAATAGAGATAAAAAAATTATCGATAAGATGCTAACATCTGCATTAAAAAGATTAATAAGAGAACCAATAATAAATTTAAAGCAAACAAAGGATAAAGGTAAAAGAGAAGAGTATATAAAGTTAGTCGAAGAATTGTTTGAACTTTAA